A DNA window from Aphelocoma coerulescens isolate FSJ_1873_10779 unplaced genomic scaffold, UR_Acoe_1.0 HiC_scaffold_46, whole genome shotgun sequence contains the following coding sequences:
- the LOC138101743 gene encoding olfactory receptor 14J1-like — MSNSSSIRHFLLLALADTRQLQLLHFCLFLGISLAALLANGLIISAGACGQHLHSPMFFFLLSLALSDLGSICTTVPKAMHNSLWGTRHISYSACAAQVFLLIFFLSAEYFLLTIMCYDRYVSICKPLHYGTLLGSRACAHMAAAAWASAFLYALMHTANTFSLPLCQGNALGQFFCEIPHILKLSCSKSYLRELGLIAVSVCLLFGCFVFIVFSYVQIFRAVLRIPSEQGRHKAFSTCLPHLAVVSLFLSTVMFAYLKPPSISSPSLDVAVSVLYSVVPPALNPLIYSLRNQELRNSLKKVIAGLQKP; from the coding sequence atgtccaacagcagctccatcaggcacttcctcctgctggcattggcagacacgcggcagctgcagctcctgcacttctgcctcttcctgggcatctccctggctgccctcctggccaacggcctcatcatcagcgccggagcctgcggccagcacctgcacagccccatgttcttcttcctgctcagcctggccctcagcgacctgggctccatctgcaccactgtccccaaggccatgcacaattccctctggggcaccaggcacatctcctactcagcatgtgctgctcaggtgtttctgCTTATCTTCTTCCTCTCAGCAGAGTATTTCCTCCTCAccatcatgtgctacgaccgctacgtgtccatctgcaaacccctgcactacgggaccctcctgggcagcagagcttgtgcccacatggcagcagctgcctgggccagtgcctttctctacgctctcatgcacacggccaatacattttccctgcccctgtgccagggcaatgccctgggccagttcttctgtgaaatcccacacatcctcaagctctcctgctccaaatcctacctcagggaacttgggctcatcgctgtcagtgtctgtttgctctttggctgttttgtgttcattgttttctcctatgtgcagatcttcagggccgtgctgaggatcccctctgagcagggccggcacaaagccttttccacgtgcctccctcacctggctgtggtctctctgttcctcagcactgttatGTTTGcctacctgaagcccccctccatctcatccccatccctggatgtggcagtgtcagttctgtactcggtggtgcctccagccttgaaccccctcatctacagcctgaggaaccaggagctcaggaACTCTCTGAAGAAAGTGATTGCTGGTTTGCAGAAACCCTAA